A part of Bacteroidia bacterium genomic DNA contains:
- the recQ gene encoding DNA helicase RecQ gives MNLESARQALKQYFGYDSFRPMQEEIIETILKGVDTVILMPTGGGKSICYQIPAIIQPGMCVVVSPLISLMKDQVEGLRANGIAASYLNSSQTFAEQSAITQEVLLAEVKLLYVSPEKMVSEDFANILRSVKINLIAIDEAHCISAWGHDFRPEYNQLRFIRQQFPHIPVTALTATADKLTRKDIIDQLRLNEPSLFVASFDRPNLSLTVKPGQNRLKTIIDFIRERPGQSGIVYCLSKKSTEEIAEKLQIYGIPAAFYHAGMTAKARARTQEDFINDVVPIICATVAFGMGIDKSNVRWVIHYNLPKNIESYYQEIGRAGRDGLKSDTLLFYSFADVIQQRKFIEDGGLQELRLAKLERMEEFANAQICRRRILLNYFGEHIAQNCGNCDICTDPPQRFDGTILVQKALSAIARLKESVGMNLLIDILRGSQRKEIIEKGFDQIKTYGAGSDMSVLEWQQCLLQILQLGLIEIAYDQGHVLKLTPASQDVLFNGRKVSLAQFTSYQKQKPARPEKVQSKQELFEESLFQELRELRRELAIEAAVPPYLVFSDATLREMATKIPVTEAAMRQISGVGEVKFARYGKVFMKKILAFAKKQSDRTKGPDLFSAPAKRESTYDITYEYYRQGLNAEEIAEKRNLGHSTILSHLGYLFAQGHDIDIYQYVSKEEIALVKGAVKAVGSAHLMKTLHEHLDGAVDYSKIRLAISVLERK, from the coding sequence ATGAATCTCGAATCAGCCCGGCAGGCCTTAAAGCAATATTTTGGTTACGACTCATTCCGCCCCATGCAGGAAGAAATCATTGAAACGATTTTGAAGGGGGTAGATACGGTGATTCTTATGCCAACCGGTGGGGGGAAATCCATTTGTTATCAGATTCCGGCGATCATCCAACCGGGAATGTGTGTGGTGGTGTCGCCATTGATTTCACTGATGAAAGACCAGGTAGAAGGTTTACGCGCCAATGGGATCGCGGCATCTTACCTAAATAGCAGCCAGACTTTTGCCGAACAGTCAGCCATAACACAGGAAGTATTGCTCGCTGAAGTAAAACTTCTCTATGTTTCACCCGAAAAGATGGTCTCCGAAGACTTTGCCAATATTCTCCGAAGTGTGAAAATCAACCTCATCGCAATCGATGAGGCGCATTGTATTTCTGCCTGGGGACATGATTTCAGACCGGAATACAACCAGCTGCGATTTATCCGTCAGCAATTTCCTCATATACCGGTTACCGCACTGACCGCTACAGCAGACAAACTCACCCGAAAAGATATTATCGATCAGCTCAGACTCAATGAGCCAAGCCTTTTTGTGGCTTCCTTTGACCGGCCCAATCTTTCACTTACCGTAAAACCCGGGCAAAACCGGCTGAAAACCATCATCGATTTTATCAGGGAAAGGCCCGGGCAATCGGGAATTGTCTATTGTCTCAGTAAAAAATCTACGGAAGAAATCGCCGAAAAACTACAGATTTATGGCATTCCCGCCGCATTTTATCATGCAGGCATGACGGCCAAAGCCCGGGCACGCACGCAGGAAGATTTCATCAACGATGTGGTGCCGATCATCTGCGCGACCGTCGCGTTTGGGATGGGCATTGATAAATCCAATGTTCGCTGGGTTATTCACTACAACCTGCCCAAAAATATCGAAAGCTATTATCAGGAAATCGGGCGGGCAGGACGTGACGGGCTGAAAAGTGACACATTGTTGTTTTACAGCTTTGCAGATGTGATCCAGCAGCGAAAATTTATCGAAGACGGTGGACTGCAGGAATTACGACTGGCAAAACTGGAGCGGATGGAAGAATTTGCCAACGCCCAAATCTGCCGCCGCCGCATCCTGCTTAATTATTTCGGTGAACATATCGCCCAAAACTGCGGCAATTGTGATATTTGCACAGATCCTCCCCAGCGGTTTGACGGTACCATTCTTGTCCAAAAAGCGCTTTCCGCGATCGCCCGGCTCAAAGAGTCTGTGGGCATGAATCTCCTGATTGATATCCTGCGTGGTTCGCAGCGCAAAGAGATCATAGAAAAAGGATTTGACCAGATTAAAACCTATGGGGCGGGAAGTGATATGAGTGTACTGGAATGGCAACAATGTCTGTTGCAGATTCTGCAACTTGGCCTGATCGAAATTGCCTATGATCAGGGCCATGTGCTCAAACTTACTCCTGCCAGCCAGGATGTTTTATTCAACGGAAGAAAAGTAAGCCTCGCGCAGTTTACCAGCTATCAGAAACAAAAACCTGCCCGACCTGAAAAAGTACAATCCAAACAGGAACTGTTTGAAGAATCGCTGTTTCAGGAGTTGCGCGAATTACGCCGGGAGCTGGCCATTGAAGCTGCTGTTCCGCCTTACCTGGTTTTCAGTGATGCGACCCTCCGGGAAATGGCGACGAAAATTCCGGTGACAGAAGCAGCCATGCGGCAGATATCCGGCGTGGGTGAAGTGAAATTTGCACGGTATGGGAAAGTTTTCATGAAAAAAATCCTCGCCTTTGCAAAAAAACAATCCGACCGCACAAAAGGCCCCGATCTGTTTTCTGCTCCAGCCAAAAGGGAAAGTACCTACGATATTACCTACGAATATTACCGGCAGGGTTTAAATGCAGAAGAAATTGCGGAAAAACGCAACCTCGGGCATAGCACAATTCTTTCACACCTGGGGTATCTTTTCGCCCAGGGACATGATATAGACATATATCAATATGTGAGCAAAGAAGAAATCGCATTGGTAAAGGGCGCGGTGAAAGCCGTAGGCAGCGCGCATCTGATGAAAACACTTCATGAGCACCTCGATGGGGCGGTAGATTACAGCAAAATCCGGCTGGCTATTTCTGTTTTAGAGCGGAAGTAA